AGAATCCCCATCCAGGAAGGCTATGGCTTAACCGAAACATCGCCAGTGATTTCTGTTAACAGCTTTGAATTTATGAAAATCGGATCTATTGGAAAACCACTTTTCAATGTCGATGTTAAAATTGCAGAAGATGGCGAAATCTGTGTAAAAGGTCCAACGGTTACGCAAGGTTATTACAAAAATCCAGAATTAAGCGCACAAGCTTTTGATGCTGAAGCTTATTTTAAAACAGGCGACATTGGTATTATTGACAAAGATGGTTTCTTATTTATCACCGATAGAAAGAAGGAAATGTTCAAAACGTCGGGAGGAAAATATGTTGCGCCTCAAGTTATTGAAAATCTTGCCAAAGCCTCTCTGTTTATAGAACAAATTATGGTGGTTGGTGAAGGCGAAAAAATGCCGACTGCTTTGGTGCAACCCGATTTCGAATATGCTAAACAATGGGCCAAAGAAACCAACATCAACATCGGAACAACACCTGCGGAAATTGCAAAAAATCCAGTACTAAAAGCTGCCATCGAAAAAGAAATAATTAACCTCAACAAAAATCTTGGCAACTGGGAACAAATCAAAAAAATAGAACTAACACCCGAGATTTGGACCGAAGACAACGGCATGTTAACGCCAACGTTGAAGCTAAAACGAAAAACGATAAAAGAACATTTTATCAAACTTTACAACAAACTTTACGATAGATAACAAACAAAAAGAGCTTCATTTTGGAAGCTCTTTTTTATTTTAAAAGTTCAAAATCAAAAACTTATTTCAAAAGATTTTTCAAAGCAGAATCTAGATTTGGGTACTTGAATTTAAAACCTTGTTTTTCAATTTTATCAACCGAGACGCGACTGCCTTTTAGAATTAAATTTGACATTTCTCCGAACATTAATTTTAACATAACAGCGGGGACTTTTGGAAAGACAATTTTCTTTTCCAAAATTTTGGCAATCGTCTTTACAAATCCTTTATTGTTTACAAATTCTGGCGTTGCAGCATTGTAAGCTCCTTCCATCGCCGTATCCCCCAAAGCTTTTTGATACATAGCCACCATATCATCGATATGTATCCACGGCATCCATTGTTTTCCAGAACCAAGTGCAGAGCCAACATTTTTTTCTATCGGTTCTTTTAATTCCTGCAACAATCCGCCATTATTTGACAACACACCCGATGTTCGCAAAACGACCACTCTATTTGACACCGTTTTAAACTCATCAGCTTTGGCCTCCCAAGCCTGACAAACTTTTCCTAAAAAATCTTGTGCTGGCGAATCGTTTTCAGTGAAAATTTTATCCGAAGTTACTGCACCATAATAGCCAATGGCTGAAGCCGAGACAAAAACCTGAAGTTGTTGCTGACGTTTTTTTAATTCGGTTAAAAGAAAATCGGCGGCATTAACGCGACTTTCCAAAATCAAATTTTTAAATTTCTTCGTCCAGCGGACCGCAATGGGACTTCCTGCGAGATGGACAATGGCTTCCACGCCGTCCAAAGCAGATTCTTCAAGATATTTTTTTTCGTAATCCCAAAGGAAAGCTTGGTAAGGGTTTTTTTCTTTTTCGTTATCATCGCGAACCAAAACAGAAACCTCATGATTCTCCGCAGTTAATCGTTCGCACAAAGCTCTTCCGATAAGTCCTGTAGCGCCAGTTATTAGAATTTTCATTTTTATTAAATCTTAAAGCAAACGGATTTTATCGTCTTCGATTTCAATTTTTTTATCTTTATAAAGACCGCCAATCGCTTTTTTGAAGTTCTTTTTACTCATTTGCAATTCGGATTTTATGTCTTCTGGCGAAGATTTATCCGATAGATAAATTAATCCGTAATTGTCATTCAGTTTGTCCAAAATAATTTGTTTGTACTCATCAATATTTTCAAAACCTTCTGGTTGAAGTGACACGTCTATCTTACCATCTTCGCGTATTGCTTTGATATAACCGCCTTCCGTGGAAAGTGGATAAAGCTTTTTGTAAACATCGGAAGCATAGATCAGTCCGATGTATTTTTTGTTGACAATAACATTCCAGCCCAGTTCGGATTCGCCCACCATCAAAAGATCTACTTTATCTCCTTTTTGGAAAGGAAGATCGGTGTATTGTGGATTTCTTTTAAACTTGGTCGTTCCTGTGATTCTTCCAGAAAACTCATCAATATAAACATAAACAATGTAGCGTTTCGCTTCTTGGATTTTCCCTTTTTGTTGTTTGTAAGGCACAAAAAGATCTTTAATAATTCCCCAATCCATAAAAGCGCCGCTAGGAAGACTTTGTACGCAACTCATCACCGCAAATTCGTCCACTTCACATAAAGGTGTTTCGGTTGTCGCTTTTAATTTGTCATCATCTTGA
This genomic stretch from Chryseobacterium sp. POL2 harbors:
- a CDS encoding TIGR01777 family oxidoreductase, which codes for MKILITGATGLIGRALCERLTAENHEVSVLVRDDNEKEKNPYQAFLWDYEKKYLEESALDGVEAIVHLAGSPIAVRWTKKFKNLILESRVNAADFLLTELKKRQQQLQVFVSASAIGYYGAVTSDKIFTENDSPAQDFLGKVCQAWEAKADEFKTVSNRVVVLRTSGVLSNNGGLLQELKEPIEKNVGSALGSGKQWMPWIHIDDMVAMYQKALGDTAMEGAYNAATPEFVNNKGFVKTIAKILEKKIVFPKVPAVMLKLMFGEMSNLILKGSRVSVDKIEKQGFKFKYPNLDSALKNLLK
- a CDS encoding S1 RNA-binding domain-containing protein; this encodes MQVGKFQTLKVSEVNNSGYILIDELGEKAFLSKILVNSTLEVDQDVDVFVYQDDDKLKATTETPLCEVDEFAVMSCVQSLPSGAFMDWGIIKDLFVPYKQQKGKIQEAKRYIVYVYIDEFSGRITGTTKFKRNPQYTDLPFQKGDKVDLLMVGESELGWNVIVNKKYIGLIYASDVYKKLYPLSTEGGYIKAIREDGKIDVSLQPEGFENIDEYKQIILDKLNDNYGLIYLSDKSSPEDIKSELQMSKKNFKKAIGGLYKDKKIEIEDDKIRLL